From the Oleiharenicola lentus genome, one window contains:
- a CDS encoding peptidoglycan D,D-transpeptidase FtsI family protein gives MSKLIERRTHRNPRLLVFYGGIILMAAVLTGGLIYRQLLNSGKYAERERIQSLRRVVAPGPRGNIYDREGRVLVGNRPRFSVTLDLAELRAELSAELRIITRNYAALPAEDRLNYDQRLRLARVSVAQRYLDQVNLILKRDEKVRSASLNNHFNHSLLLPYVLLDELAPEEYARLIERLPVNSPLQVYTSSTRHYPHGSLAAHALGYIGVNTNPEVEDFPGDDLRQFKMKGAFGRDGLELVFDDLLQGEAGGAIYLVDPAGYKVPGAEGTVDKRMPVQGRNITTSIDLDLQLATEAAMKDGEGRDRIGAAVALDIRTGEVLTLVSKPDYDPLLRVPNLEPEADVAKSGVWLNRVTQGQYPPGSTFKIITALAALRAGAIEAATTKFTCPGFYRVGNRNFPCHNRNGHGERDVRGALRDSCNVFFYKYGVEIGPNLISAEARRFGFNHPTGIELPHEFLNPRVADPDWRKANWQRFRLADGIWRDGDTANIAIGQGDTLITPLQAACMVASFARGETETKPTIIHDPKRPVQRTTSIGLPPSDYNAVLEGMEQCYLIGSGRLSKVEGLRGAAKTGTAQLGRKEMAWVVAFAPVDNPRIAVVVVLEGEEDANFGGGSNAGPVVAAILRAWKEKQDRSAGQPVNLSMR, from the coding sequence GTGAGCAAGCTCATCGAACGTCGCACCCACCGCAACCCGCGCCTGCTGGTTTTCTACGGCGGGATCATCCTCATGGCGGCCGTGCTCACCGGCGGACTCATCTACCGCCAGCTGCTGAACAGCGGCAAATACGCCGAGCGCGAGCGCATCCAGAGCCTCCGGCGCGTGGTGGCCCCGGGCCCGCGCGGGAACATCTACGACCGCGAGGGCCGCGTGCTCGTGGGCAACCGCCCGCGCTTCTCCGTCACCCTCGACCTGGCCGAGCTGCGCGCCGAACTCAGCGCCGAACTGCGCATCATCACCCGCAACTACGCCGCGCTGCCCGCCGAAGACCGGCTCAACTACGACCAGCGCCTGCGCCTCGCGCGGGTCAGTGTCGCCCAGCGTTACCTCGATCAGGTAAACCTCATCCTCAAGCGCGACGAAAAGGTCCGCTCCGCCAGCCTCAACAACCACTTCAACCACTCGCTCCTGCTGCCCTACGTGCTGCTCGACGAGCTCGCGCCCGAGGAATACGCCCGCCTCATCGAGCGCCTGCCCGTCAACTCCCCGCTGCAGGTCTATACCTCCAGCACCCGGCACTACCCGCACGGCTCCCTCGCCGCCCACGCGCTCGGCTACATCGGCGTCAACACCAACCCCGAGGTGGAGGATTTTCCCGGCGACGATCTCCGCCAGTTCAAGATGAAGGGCGCCTTCGGCCGCGACGGCCTGGAACTCGTGTTCGACGACCTGCTGCAGGGCGAAGCCGGCGGCGCCATCTACCTCGTGGACCCTGCCGGCTACAAGGTGCCCGGCGCGGAGGGCACCGTGGACAAGCGCATGCCCGTCCAAGGCCGCAACATCACCACCAGCATCGACCTCGACCTGCAGCTGGCGACCGAGGCCGCCATGAAGGACGGCGAGGGCCGCGACCGCATCGGCGCCGCCGTCGCCCTCGACATCCGCACCGGCGAGGTGCTCACGCTGGTTTCCAAGCCGGACTACGACCCGCTGCTGCGCGTGCCCAATCTTGAGCCCGAGGCCGATGTCGCCAAGTCCGGCGTCTGGCTCAACCGCGTCACGCAGGGCCAGTATCCGCCCGGCTCCACCTTCAAGATCATCACCGCCCTGGCCGCCCTGCGCGCCGGAGCGATCGAAGCCGCCACCACCAAGTTCACCTGCCCCGGCTTCTACCGCGTCGGCAACCGCAACTTCCCCTGCCACAACCGCAACGGCCATGGCGAACGCGATGTGCGCGGCGCGCTGCGCGACTCCTGCAACGTGTTTTTCTACAAATACGGCGTCGAGATCGGCCCCAACCTCATCTCCGCCGAGGCCCGGCGTTTCGGCTTCAACCACCCGACCGGCATCGAGCTGCCCCATGAGTTTCTCAATCCCCGCGTCGCCGACCCCGACTGGCGCAAGGCCAACTGGCAGCGCTTCCGCCTCGCCGACGGCATCTGGCGCGACGGCGACACCGCCAACATCGCCATCGGTCAGGGCGACACCCTGATCACGCCCCTCCAGGCCGCCTGCATGGTGGCGTCATTCGCCCGCGGCGAGACTGAGACGAAGCCCACCATCATCCACGATCCCAAGCGGCCGGTCCAGCGGACCACGTCCATCGGCCTGCCGCCCTCCGACTACAACGCCGTGCTCGAGGGCATGGAGCAGTGCTACCTTATTGGCAGTGGCAGGCTCTCGAAGGTGGAAGGCCTGCGCGGCGCAGCCAAGACCGGCACTGCACAGCTCGGTCGCAAGGAAATGGCCTGGGTCGTCGCCTTCGCCCCCGTGGACAACCCCCGCATCGCTGTCGTCGTGGTGCTGGAAGGTGAGGAGGACGCCAACTTTGGTGGCGGCAGCAATGCCGGCCCCGTCGTCGCCGCCATTCTCCGGGCGTGGAAGGAAAAACAGGACCGCTCCGCCGGCCAGCCGGTCAACCTGAGCATGCGGTGA
- a CDS encoding Na+/H+ antiporter, translated as MTAVSRATASIDRRYNNTPTPRFPLAAKPASFARVTGFENALLLLLLLAALSVLGRHLPWPLPITYVVGAGLVDFWTPFPRIELDPGFFFLCFVPPLLFSDGWLMPLRDFWAAKRPIFTLATGLVVFTTLAVGWVAHWLVPGLPLAMAFALGAVVSPTDAVAVGAITQRLKVPPRLTAVLNGESLMNDATGLVAFKFALGAVAVGSFSLRTATMDFLVLAVGGLALGLAVSWLVGKLRDLLLRIHGADALLETTISLLTPYAAYLAATALDLSSILAVVAAGLYAGWRDPLRMDPLTRQTTWNVWSTVLFWLNGLAFVLLGLQLPSILQSISATYSPGQLALFTAAISGTAILTRLVWMCPGGYAPFLIFRRALRNEPRPPLTWLVVAGWAGMRGTITLAAALSIPEVLADGSPFPGRDLVIFLSAGVIVVTLLLQGTTLEALICRLRVRPDDTQVNEDRSARITAVEAGLKQLRAAAHAAHQPEEMASLREIISEYEHRMAELTTFGETQASAQRRRTSARHHRLSALRAERTALDDLWRRNVITDETHRPLQHLLDHEESLLSAQDSKPAE; from the coding sequence GTGACCGCCGTGTCCCGGGCGACGGCGAGCATAGACCGCCGCTACAACAACACGCCCACTCCGCGCTTCCCCTTGGCCGCAAAGCCGGCCAGCTTCGCGCGCGTGACCGGATTTGAAAACGCCCTGCTGCTGCTTCTCCTGCTCGCCGCATTGAGCGTCCTCGGCCGCCACCTGCCCTGGCCGCTGCCGATCACCTACGTGGTGGGGGCCGGTCTCGTTGACTTCTGGACGCCCTTTCCGCGGATCGAACTCGATCCCGGCTTCTTCTTCCTCTGCTTCGTGCCGCCGTTGCTTTTTTCCGACGGGTGGCTGATGCCGCTGCGGGATTTCTGGGCGGCCAAGCGGCCCATCTTCACCCTGGCCACGGGATTGGTCGTATTCACCACGCTGGCGGTCGGATGGGTCGCACACTGGCTCGTGCCCGGTCTGCCCCTCGCCATGGCCTTCGCGCTCGGCGCCGTGGTCTCGCCCACCGATGCCGTCGCCGTCGGCGCGATCACGCAACGGCTGAAAGTTCCACCCCGGCTCACCGCCGTCCTCAACGGCGAAAGCCTGATGAACGACGCGACGGGCCTCGTAGCCTTCAAGTTCGCGCTCGGGGCCGTGGCCGTGGGTTCCTTTTCCCTGCGCACCGCAACGATGGACTTTCTCGTGCTGGCCGTCGGCGGCCTGGCCCTCGGCCTCGCGGTCAGCTGGCTGGTCGGCAAACTCCGCGACCTGCTGCTGCGCATCCACGGCGCCGATGCCCTGCTCGAGACCACCATCTCGCTGCTCACGCCCTACGCCGCCTACCTCGCGGCGACAGCCCTGGACCTCTCCAGCATCCTCGCGGTCGTGGCCGCCGGCCTCTACGCCGGCTGGCGCGATCCCCTGCGCATGGACCCGCTCACCCGCCAGACGACGTGGAACGTCTGGAGCACCGTCCTGTTCTGGCTCAACGGCCTGGCCTTTGTGCTGCTCGGTCTGCAGCTGCCGTCGATCCTGCAGTCCATCAGCGCCACCTACTCGCCGGGCCAGCTCGCGTTGTTCACCGCGGCCATCTCCGGCACCGCCATCCTCACCCGCCTCGTCTGGATGTGCCCGGGCGGCTACGCGCCGTTCCTGATTTTCCGCCGGGCCCTGCGGAACGAACCACGCCCGCCTCTGACTTGGCTCGTCGTGGCCGGCTGGGCCGGCATGCGCGGCACCATCACCCTCGCCGCCGCCCTCTCGATTCCCGAGGTCTTGGCCGACGGCTCGCCGTTTCCCGGGCGCGACCTCGTGATCTTCCTTTCGGCCGGTGTGATCGTCGTCACCCTGCTGCTCCAAGGCACGACGCTGGAAGCGCTCATCTGCCGTTTGCGGGTGCGGCCCGACGACACGCAGGTGAACGAGGACCGGAGCGCGCGTATCACCGCGGTGGAAGCCGGCCTGAAACAGTTGCGCGCCGCCGCGCATGCCGCGCACCAGCCCGAGGAGATGGCCAGCCTCCGCGAGATCATCAGCGAATACGAGCACCGGATGGCGGAGCTGACCACCTTTGGCGAGACCCAGGCCAGCGCCCAACGCCGCCGGACATCCGCCCGCCACCATCGTCTGTCCGCCCTCCGGGCTGAGCGCACGGCCCTCGACGACCTGTGGAGGCGCAACGTCATCACCGACGAGACGCACCGGCCGCTGCAGCACCTGCTGGACCACGAGGAATCCTTGCTGAGCGCGCAGGACAGCAAGCCTGCGGAGTAG
- a CDS encoding transglutaminaseTgpA domain-containing protein, producing MAAKPRQLNLDELLRLKWLLGGVTALVSVWTVFFLDIEALGLVAVVSAAIAAVLVRPGWPARIPALAWRLAVPAIIVSFVVDLYFSPDTLPALIRLGILLVLYRAVAHRRKREDLQLLVLGLFLIIVAGVLTVAVEFAFLLLVFTACALGFLFVINLVDASGTGAVRTAEAETAWTRLGTRRFFGRLREVADWRMLAFASALFIAVVAMSGLIFLVIPRFELASGFFLDRYITRKTRSGFTDTVRFGDVTELVKDDSIAMRVDLTDASSIREEPYWRLVVLDEYTPEGFKVSPGLKNELLNSERMVQNLTGRGFGRRVNEVGGIWTVYLEPGVSRYLPLPGSFGFLRLRDFTPLQQNAAHRIVALRTEPMKMTAFQLERVELGDQVNDAQLPTLLRHTERTEGQAGRTRADPHLLLRGPEGAQNEAVLRRIVGEITGGAELPAAEFARRATAWLRARHAYSLSVRIPPGSGDDIVRWMDSNEPGFCEYFAAGITVLARAAGHPARVVAGFQGGALNAFENYYMVKNSNAHAWAEIHDGHNFWLRVDATPGGGAAAALQAQVGAQEALDGSWSARMDSLRVLWYRRIVNFDSRQQVQMIEQVKNLTTGSGVALRAWVDELARTVKAWLARPWDLGRLARLGLLLLAVAALSWFAARFSLWAWRRWRHRGDGAGYDPVRRTAGRWLGRLRQPTEAGDRRPETGEVVRELQRLRYGRRETWPEPREVFKRARAVRRTARRGLRSAPR from the coding sequence ATGGCCGCAAAACCGCGTCAGCTTAACCTGGACGAACTCCTGCGCCTGAAGTGGCTCCTCGGCGGAGTCACGGCCCTGGTGTCGGTGTGGACGGTGTTCTTCCTCGACATCGAGGCGCTGGGGCTCGTCGCGGTCGTGAGTGCGGCGATCGCGGCGGTGCTGGTCCGTCCCGGTTGGCCGGCGAGGATCCCGGCGCTGGCGTGGCGGCTGGCGGTGCCGGCGATCATCGTCAGCTTCGTGGTGGACCTGTATTTCAGCCCCGACACGCTGCCGGCGCTCATCCGGCTGGGCATCCTGCTGGTGCTCTACCGGGCGGTGGCGCACCGGCGCAAGCGCGAGGACCTCCAGCTCCTCGTGCTGGGCCTGTTTCTCATCATCGTCGCGGGCGTGCTCACGGTGGCCGTGGAATTCGCGTTCCTGCTGCTGGTGTTCACCGCCTGCGCGCTCGGCTTCCTTTTTGTGATCAACCTGGTGGACGCCTCCGGCACCGGCGCGGTGCGCACGGCGGAGGCGGAAACGGCGTGGACGCGCCTCGGGACGCGGCGCTTTTTCGGCCGGTTGCGGGAGGTGGCGGACTGGCGGATGCTGGCCTTTGCCTCGGCGCTGTTCATCGCGGTGGTGGCGATGTCGGGGCTGATCTTCCTCGTTATCCCGCGCTTCGAGCTGGCGAGCGGATTTTTCCTCGACCGCTACATCACGCGCAAGACCCGCTCGGGTTTCACCGACACGGTGCGGTTCGGTGACGTGACCGAGCTGGTGAAGGACGACAGCATCGCGATGCGCGTGGACCTGACGGACGCGAGCAGCATCCGCGAGGAGCCCTACTGGCGGCTGGTGGTGCTGGATGAATACACGCCCGAGGGCTTCAAGGTTTCGCCCGGGCTCAAGAACGAGCTGCTGAACAGCGAGCGCATGGTGCAAAACCTGACGGGCCGCGGGTTCGGCCGGCGCGTGAACGAGGTGGGCGGGATCTGGACGGTTTACCTGGAGCCCGGAGTCAGCCGCTACCTGCCGCTGCCCGGCAGCTTCGGGTTCCTGCGCCTGCGCGACTTCACGCCGCTGCAGCAAAACGCGGCGCATCGCATCGTCGCCCTCCGCACGGAGCCGATGAAGATGACGGCGTTCCAGCTCGAGCGGGTGGAACTGGGCGACCAGGTGAACGACGCGCAGCTGCCGACCCTGCTCCGGCATACGGAACGGACCGAGGGCCAGGCGGGGCGGACGAGAGCCGACCCGCATTTGCTGCTCCGCGGTCCGGAAGGCGCGCAGAACGAGGCCGTGCTGCGGCGGATTGTGGGAGAAATCACCGGCGGGGCCGAACTCCCGGCCGCGGAGTTCGCCCGGCGGGCGACCGCCTGGCTGCGGGCGCGGCACGCCTATTCGTTGTCGGTGCGCATCCCGCCCGGGTCCGGCGACGACATTGTGCGCTGGATGGATTCCAACGAGCCCGGGTTCTGCGAGTATTTCGCCGCGGGCATCACCGTGCTGGCCCGCGCGGCCGGGCATCCCGCGCGCGTGGTGGCCGGTTTCCAAGGCGGAGCGCTCAACGCGTTTGAGAACTATTACATGGTGAAGAACTCCAACGCCCATGCCTGGGCGGAGATTCACGACGGACACAATTTCTGGCTGCGGGTGGACGCCACACCCGGGGGCGGGGCCGCGGCGGCGTTGCAGGCGCAGGTCGGGGCGCAGGAGGCGCTCGACGGCAGCTGGTCGGCCCGCATGGACAGCCTGCGCGTGCTCTGGTATCGGCGGATCGTCAACTTCGACTCGCGCCAGCAGGTGCAGATGATCGAGCAGGTGAAGAACCTCACGACCGGATCGGGCGTGGCGCTGCGCGCGTGGGTCGATGAGCTGGCGCGCACCGTGAAGGCCTGGCTGGCGCGGCCGTGGGATTTGGGCCGGCTGGCGCGACTCGGCCTGCTGCTGCTGGCGGTTGCGGCGCTCAGCTGGTTCGCGGCGCGCTTTTCGCTCTGGGCCTGGCGCCGCTGGCGGCACCGCGGCGATGGGGCCGGCTACGATCCGGTGCGGCGCACTGCGGGACGCTGGTTGGGCCGGCTGCGCCAGCCAACGGAGGCCGGAGACCGGAGGCCGGAGACCGGGGAAGTGGTGCGCGAACTGCAGCGGCTGCGTTACGGCCGCCGCGAGACCTGGCCGGAGCCGCGGGAGGTGTTCAAGCGGGCGCGGGCGGTGCGGCGGACGGCGCGGCGCGGACTCCGTTCCGCGCCGCGATGA
- a CDS encoding AAA family ATPase, translating to MSDFAPAAEVAAVRDALARLKANMRHTIKGKDEVIDQALVCLLAGGHLLIEDLPGVGKTTLAYSLARSMDCAFSRIQFTSDLLPTDVTGVSIYDENMKEFVFKQGPVFANVVLADEINRATPKTQSALLEVMDRSKVTVDGEAHAVGSPFMVVATQNPVDYEGTFPLPESQMDRFLMRLQMGYPQPGDELQILRTPKLGYDAIALNPVVTRSDVLKMQALAGKVFVEDSVLDYILKIITATRTEAEFKAGVSVRGGLALRIAAQARALLLGRDFVIPEDIQESAGPVLAHRLSLARQTSDAMEERRTVLASLRRIISSIPVPE from the coding sequence ATGAGTGATTTTGCTCCCGCCGCCGAAGTCGCGGCCGTTCGCGACGCCCTGGCCCGCCTCAAGGCCAACATGCGCCACACCATCAAGGGCAAGGACGAGGTCATCGACCAGGCCCTGGTCTGCCTGCTGGCCGGCGGGCACCTGCTGATCGAGGACCTGCCGGGCGTGGGCAAGACCACGCTCGCCTACTCGCTCGCGCGCTCCATGGACTGCGCGTTCTCGCGCATCCAGTTCACCAGCGACCTGCTGCCGACGGACGTGACCGGCGTCTCCATCTACGACGAGAACATGAAGGAGTTCGTGTTCAAGCAGGGCCCGGTCTTCGCCAATGTCGTGCTGGCCGACGAGATCAACCGCGCCACGCCCAAGACCCAGTCGGCGCTGCTCGAGGTGATGGACCGCAGCAAGGTCACGGTGGACGGCGAGGCGCACGCGGTGGGCAGCCCCTTCATGGTGGTGGCCACGCAGAACCCGGTGGACTACGAGGGCACGTTCCCGCTGCCGGAGAGCCAGATGGACCGCTTTCTCATGCGCCTGCAGATGGGTTACCCGCAGCCCGGCGATGAGCTGCAGATCCTGCGCACGCCCAAGCTCGGCTACGACGCCATCGCGCTCAACCCGGTCGTCACCCGCTCCGACGTGCTCAAGATGCAGGCGCTGGCCGGCAAGGTCTTCGTCGAGGACAGCGTGCTCGACTACATCCTCAAAATCATCACCGCGACGCGCACGGAGGCGGAGTTCAAGGCCGGCGTGAGCGTGCGCGGCGGTCTGGCGTTGCGCATCGCGGCGCAGGCCCGGGCGCTGCTGCTGGGCCGCGACTTCGTGATCCCCGAGGACATCCAGGAGTCGGCCGGCCCCGTGCTGGCGCACCGCCTTTCGCTGGCGCGGCAGACTTCGGATGCGATGGAGGAGCGGCGCACGGTGCTGGCCTCGTTGCGACGCATCATTTCCTCCATCCCGGTTCCCGAGTGA
- a CDS encoding REP-associated tyrosine transposase, with protein sequence MSLPKRKFLPHAVPGWVEGCPIFFITICALQRGENQFCHPVAAKAIFEATAFYHQQARWHVHLMLIMPDHVHALISFPKVESIEQVVRSWKHYLAKQHKLKWQRDYFDHRLRNHESHREKADYIRLNPVRAGLVSDPALWPLIWEP encoded by the coding sequence ATGAGTCTTCCCAAGCGCAAATTTCTTCCTCACGCAGTTCCGGGCTGGGTGGAGGGCTGCCCGATCTTCTTCATTACAATCTGCGCGCTTCAGCGGGGTGAGAATCAATTCTGTCACCCTGTGGCCGCCAAAGCCATTTTCGAAGCCACCGCCTTTTATCACCAGCAAGCACGATGGCATGTGCATTTGATGCTGATCATGCCCGACCACGTTCATGCGCTGATTTCATTCCCGAAAGTCGAGTCCATCGAGCAAGTGGTCCGTTCTTGGAAGCACTACCTCGCGAAACAGCACAAGCTCAAGTGGCAGCGGGACTACTTCGACCATCGGTTGCGAAATCATGAAAGCCACCGCGAAAAGGCAGACTATATTCGGCTCAATCCCGTCCGGGCAGGTCTTGTTTCCGATCCTGCGCTATGGCCCTTGATTTGGGAGCCATGA
- a CDS encoding 5'-methylthioadenosine phosphorylase, translating into MKLLPFALLLGSALLAGAADLPKARIAVVGGTYLNDILMDSGWLKSQFTVETKVGRSPVIHYGEVDGVPFYYVDGHGGGKWLETWAALYDLGVKEAIGGATAGGINLAMKTRDFVVPHDLIDFNTDRPKMIPPGTLKDEGFVLARLTPAVDPLIHRILVEESRAVLRPDRSFDDINIHEKAVVVQAAGGRFETAAEIAYFKQIGGDVVTMNVGTEISYARQAGINYACLVIVSNPAEGIAPWGWDSLTGVYQKLNPAALAIVRRALPRLAKLPVEGRVGDALRVHPEMTAKPQKPGD; encoded by the coding sequence ATGAAACTTCTCCCGTTTGCCTTGCTGCTCGGCAGCGCGTTGCTGGCCGGTGCGGCCGATCTGCCGAAAGCCCGGATCGCCGTCGTCGGCGGCACCTACCTCAATGACATCCTGATGGACTCGGGCTGGCTCAAGTCTCAGTTCACCGTCGAGACCAAGGTCGGGCGCTCCCCCGTGATCCATTACGGCGAGGTGGACGGCGTGCCCTTCTACTACGTGGACGGCCACGGCGGCGGCAAGTGGCTCGAAACGTGGGCGGCGCTCTATGACCTGGGCGTCAAGGAGGCGATTGGCGGAGCCACGGCCGGCGGCATCAATCTCGCGATGAAGACGCGCGACTTTGTCGTTCCGCACGACCTGATCGATTTCAACACGGACCGGCCGAAGATGATTCCGCCCGGCACGCTCAAGGATGAGGGTTTCGTGCTGGCGCGCCTGACGCCGGCGGTGGATCCGCTCATCCACCGGATCCTCGTTGAGGAGTCGCGGGCGGTGCTGCGGCCCGACCGGAGCTTTGACGACATCAACATTCACGAAAAGGCCGTCGTCGTGCAGGCGGCGGGCGGCCGCTTTGAGACCGCGGCGGAGATCGCCTATTTCAAGCAGATCGGCGGCGATGTGGTCACGATGAACGTCGGCACCGAGATTTCCTACGCCCGGCAGGCGGGCATCAATTACGCCTGTCTCGTCATCGTCTCCAACCCGGCGGAAGGCATCGCGCCGTGGGGCTGGGATTCGCTCACGGGCGTCTATCAGAAGCTCAATCCCGCCGCGCTGGCCATCGTGCGCCGCGCCTTGCCCCGCCTCGCGAAGCTGCCGGTCGAAGGCCGCGTGGGCGACGCCCTGCGCGTGCATCCGGAGATGACCGCCAAACCGCAGAAGCCAGGCGACTGA
- a CDS encoding DUF58 domain-containing protein, which translates to MMNSTASINPPTSADWHGPGATGGPRRALTWHRVLWTLVFPKKRHRIALTVPGLFLMALAMGIGTAAYNTASNILFITLSLLLACLLLSGLLSWFNFMDLSWRLRPQGPWRAGHETIVTVEVRNTKRWLPTYSLWFELATQPRRIPEPEPAGRELKMSEILAAAEKHITRGRVHLRERIEAGGEAVLEWVVKPARRGEAVVELASVGSLFPFGFLRKNLGTEAAQPVLVWPAQVEYEWSGSTAAQTGTQGQRTARAGPGDDLLALRKYQLGDSHRLIHWKASARLGQMMVRQFAAESHDGFVLSVDASADLWPRPEQFELLCSLAGTLAEDLFAAGRLKAVGLAGAPWHETRRLRDVEAWLDDLARLEFGARGGGGPALRGKDTLRGGGNPPPNNTHNLITFAPDGARGVAAFINGRKTASA; encoded by the coding sequence ATGATGAACTCGACTGCGAGTATCAACCCGCCGACGAGCGCTGACTGGCACGGCCCCGGCGCGACGGGTGGCCCGCGCCGGGCGCTGACGTGGCACCGGGTGTTGTGGACCCTCGTGTTCCCGAAGAAGCGGCATCGCATCGCGCTGACGGTGCCCGGGCTTTTCCTGATGGCCCTGGCCATGGGCATCGGCACCGCGGCCTACAACACCGCCAGCAACATTCTCTTCATCACGCTCTCACTGCTGCTCGCCTGCCTCCTGTTGAGCGGCCTGCTCTCGTGGTTCAACTTCATGGACCTGAGCTGGCGGCTGCGTCCGCAGGGACCCTGGCGGGCCGGGCACGAGACGATCGTGACGGTTGAGGTGCGCAACACCAAGCGCTGGCTGCCCACCTACAGCCTCTGGTTCGAACTCGCCACGCAACCCCGCCGCATCCCCGAACCGGAGCCGGCCGGGCGGGAACTGAAGATGAGCGAGATCCTGGCGGCGGCGGAAAAGCACATCACGCGCGGGCGCGTCCACCTGCGCGAGCGCATCGAGGCGGGCGGGGAGGCGGTGCTGGAGTGGGTGGTCAAGCCCGCCCGGCGCGGCGAGGCGGTGGTGGAACTGGCCTCGGTCGGATCGCTTTTCCCCTTTGGATTTCTGCGCAAAAACCTCGGCACCGAGGCGGCCCAGCCGGTGCTGGTCTGGCCGGCGCAGGTGGAATACGAGTGGAGCGGCAGCACGGCCGCGCAGACCGGCACCCAGGGGCAGCGCACCGCCCGCGCGGGCCCGGGCGACGACCTGCTGGCGTTGCGCAAATACCAGCTGGGCGACTCACACCGGCTCATCCACTGGAAGGCGAGCGCGCGGCTCGGGCAGATGATGGTGCGGCAGTTTGCCGCGGAGAGCCACGACGGCTTTGTGCTGAGCGTGGATGCCTCGGCCGACCTCTGGCCACGGCCGGAGCAGTTCGAACTGCTGTGCAGCCTGGCCGGCACCCTGGCGGAGGATTTGTTCGCCGCCGGCCGGCTGAAAGCCGTGGGTCTCGCCGGCGCGCCCTGGCACGAGACGCGCCGGCTGCGCGACGTCGAGGCCTGGCTCGACGATCTGGCCCGGCTGGAGTTCGGCGCCCGGGGAGGCGGTGGGCCCGCCCTCCGTGGAAAGGACACGTTGCGGGGTGGGGGCAACCCGCCGCCAAACAACACCCACAACCTCATCACCTTCGCGCCCGATGGCGCGCGCGGGGTGGCTGCCTTCATCAATGGCCGCAAAACCGCGTCAGCTTAA
- the mreC gene encoding rod shape-determining protein MreC translates to MFPKRFDHARPFVTLGVILLAWIFLPLGAKVFSRATFFEIQAPLVVADSFVRDLQDFWSNKTRSKEELLKAGREVAGLVAQYEYATSQNAQLQAEILRLENLLNLPPMPAFRLEPARVARRDFSAWWQRLIIRKGENYNLTVGAPVVFAGGVVGRITEVHRYTAVVDLVTSPTLRLAATVEGDTRPVSYQGGLNSSFSAPRGTVDFVPLDIAATASAPKRLVTSGMGVFPPGLTIGEITSLELSPDGLFRNGEVRLDQRLGTLTEVTVLIPLNPDE, encoded by the coding sequence GTGTTCCCCAAACGCTTCGACCACGCCCGCCCGTTCGTCACGCTTGGCGTGATCCTGCTCGCGTGGATCTTCCTGCCGCTCGGCGCCAAGGTTTTCTCGCGCGCCACGTTCTTCGAGATCCAGGCGCCGCTGGTCGTGGCCGACTCCTTCGTGCGCGATCTGCAGGATTTCTGGTCCAACAAGACCCGTTCCAAGGAGGAACTGCTCAAGGCCGGACGCGAGGTCGCCGGCCTCGTCGCCCAATACGAATACGCCACCTCGCAGAATGCGCAGCTCCAGGCCGAGATCCTGCGCCTGGAGAACCTGCTCAACCTGCCGCCGATGCCGGCGTTCCGGCTCGAGCCCGCCCGCGTGGCCCGGCGCGACTTCTCCGCGTGGTGGCAGCGGCTGATCATCCGCAAGGGCGAAAACTACAACCTCACCGTGGGCGCGCCGGTCGTCTTCGCCGGCGGCGTCGTCGGCCGCATCACCGAGGTGCACCGCTACACCGCCGTGGTGGATCTCGTCACGAGCCCGACCCTCCGGCTCGCGGCCACGGTCGAGGGCGACACGCGGCCGGTGAGTTACCAGGGCGGACTCAACAGCTCTTTCAGCGCGCCGCGCGGCACCGTGGACTTCGTGCCGCTCGACATCGCGGCCACGGCCTCCGCCCCGAAGCGCCTGGTGACCTCCGGCATGGGTGTGTTTCCGCCCGGCCTCACCATCGGCGAGATCACCTCACTCGAACTCAGCCCCGACGGCCTGTTTCGCAACGGCGAGGTGCGGCTCGACCAACGCCTCGGCACGCTCACCGAGGTGACCGTGCTCATCCCCCTCAACCCCGACGAGTGA